The genomic segment CGCTGGCCAGATAGGTCAGCGACATGGCGGCCAGCATACGGTGAGTGATGATCACCCCCTTGGGCCGCCCCGTGGTGCCGGATGTATAGAAAAGCCACGCCAGATCGTCCTGCGCCCGCGGCGCCGGCGCCTCGACCGGCGCGGCCGTCATCGCCCCGGCAAAGCCCGCACCGGTGGTGTCGACCACCTCTGCCTCGACCCCGGCCTCGCCCAGCGCCTCGGCCAGGCCGGGCGTGGCAAAGCACATCTTCGCCCCCGAATGGCCAAGGATCCACGCCGCCTCGCGCCCGTGCAGCTTGGCGTTGATCGGAACCACCGCCGCCCCGGCATACCAGACGCCATAGAACGCAAACAAAAACTCGGGGCAGTTCTTCATGAAGATCCCGACCCGGTCGCCCGGCCCGATGCCCTGTTCGGCCAACCACCCGGCCAGCCGCGCCGCGCGCTCGTGGAAGCCGGCGTAATCCGTCACCGGTTCGGCCCCCTTGAAAATGGCCGTTTCCCCCCCGCGCGCCTGCGCCGTCCGCATCAGCCACAGACCGATGTTCATGGATCTCCTCCCTCGCATGTTTCCGGCGCCACCAAACCACCGCCCCGCCCGGCAATCAATTCCGTAGAACCACGCATGCCCGCTTGGCCTTCCCCCACCGCCGGGGCATAGTGCGCGCATGGACATCAAGGACATGGCTTTCGACCACGCGCCGGTGGGGCTGGCGGTGCTCGAGAACCGCATCATCCGCCAGTGCAACCGCCAGTTCGCCGCCATCTTCGGCGGTGCTCCGGAAGAGTATGCCGGCATCCCGCTGGCCCATTACTACCCCTCGATCGAGGATTACCGCCGCATCGGCGAACGCAGCCTCAAGGCGATGCGCGTCACCGGCACCTATCACGACGAACGGGTGATGAAGCGGCGCGACGGCGACCTGTTCTGGTGCCGGGTGCGGGGCCAGTCGCTGACCCCCGACGACCCGTTCGCGCGCGGCATCTGGTCGTTCGCCGACCTCTCCGACGAGCGACCCATCGTCGAGTTGACCCAGCGCGAGCGCGAGGTCGCCATTCTCACCTGCCGCGGCCTGACCTCCAAGGAGATCGGGCTCGAGCTCGACCTGTCCTACCGCACGGTCGAGGTTTACCGCGCCCGCCTGCTGGAAAAGTTCCAGGCGCGCAAACTGGCCGAACTGGTGGCAAAGCTCTCCGGCATGCCGCTTTGACGCCGGCAATGCCGCCCGCCCTGCCCCCACGTCAGCAATTTTTCGCGTTTCCTCTCGCAATTTCTTCCGCCTTGCCCCACCTTTACACGCAAAGCGCCGCTTTTCTCGCCCTTCGGGTTCCCCTATAAGCGGCAAAAACATGCGACCGTTGAACGGTTGCTTCTGGTCGAGGACTGAGATGGCGAACAAAACCCACGACACCGATGTGGAATTCATCCGCGCTCTGGCGGAACTGCTCAACGACAACGACCTGACCGAATTGCAGGTCAAGCGGGAATACGGCGACAATGACAGCC from the Roseovarius indicus genome contains:
- a CDS encoding helix-turn-helix domain-containing protein translates to MKDMAFDHAPVGLAVLENRIIRQCNRQFAAIFGGAPEEYAGIPLAHYYPSIEDYRRIGERSLKAMRVTGTYHDERVMKRRDGDLFWCRVRGQSLTPDDPFARGIWSFADLSDERPIVELTQREREVAILTCRGLTSKEIGLELDLSYRTVEVYRARLLEKFQARKLAELVAKLSGMPL